The Physeter macrocephalus isolate SW-GA unplaced genomic scaffold, ASM283717v5 random_1337, whole genome shotgun sequence DNA segment TTAGTGATGAGGGCTTGGCAGCAGTGGGTCAGGAGCCCGTGTTTGGTTGGCGTCATCTCCAGGCTGTTTTCTCAGCTTTTCTTCTCTGCCAGGGCCCTCACCCAGTGGCTCTTCAGTGCACTCACGCATTTGCTGAGTACCCGCCGTGCGCTAGGCACAGGGCAGACCCAGCCTTGGGTTCGCTCCCTGAGCCCCGCCTAGAACGCGAGCCCTTTTCTTGCCCCTGCAGGAAAGCACATCCATAGGGATGTTGGAGTGGTGGGAAAGTGCACGGGGAAGGGAGGTGTGACGCAGGCCACCCTGGGACTCTGTGCCATGATCTATTAGAGAACCTGCAGTCATTGGCGAGGTTTGCACTTTGGTAGGAAACGTTGCTCAGAGCTGCCTGCAACTGATCATCGTGCTCCAGGTTTAAACAGCTGATAGCAGGAATTGGCAAACTTTCTCTAaaaggccagagagtaaatattttaggttttgcgggccacatggtctctgtcacagctgcTCAACTCTGCCTCTGTAGCTTGTAAGCAGCCACGGATACTATGGAAATCAACGGGCCTGgccgtgtgccaataaaactttatttatggacgcCGAAATTTGCATTTCATGGAATTTTCACTTGTCATGagatgctcttcttttttttcccagcattttttttcaaccatattaaaacataaaaacccTTCTTAGTTTATGGGCGGTATAAAAAtaggcagcatgtgggatttggCCCCCAGGCTGCAGTTCGCAGACCCCGATCTAAAGGTAAGGGTCAGGAGACGTAGCTGGGTGAATTACTGCCTCGGTTTCCCCGTGTTTAAGTGCCCAGCTCTGTGCACCGCAGCATGCCCGGGCAGCCCTCCATCCCAGCAGCTGTGCCGTTGCCCGTGTCTCCCCCCAGGCCCTCAGACGGTGATTTCTTGGGGGGAGCGCCGGGGAGGGGCTGGACTGAACTGCCCTGGGGCCCGGGGCCCCCGCGAGCAGGTTGTTGGGAAACAGAACCCAAGGCTGGGACAGCCATGGTAGGTGAAGTGGGTGCCCAGAAGTGCCGGGTTCTCGAGGTCTCTTGGTAGCGGAAGGACGAGATTCTGTTGTTACTGTGCTTCCGACACCTCCTCGTTGCTCCCGTAGGAACCTGCGCAAGGGGCCCGGCGGCCTGGCTGACGAGATCAACTTCGAGGACTTTCTGACCATCATGTCCTACTTCCGGCCCATCGACAGCACCATGGATGAGGAGCAGGTGCAGCTGTGCCGGAAAGAGAAGCTAAGATGTGGGTGTCTCGGGCCCCGCCCCGGTGCGCGCCTGGCCGCCCGTGTGTCCCCGAGACCCGGTGCACCcccggggcggggagggagggtcaGGGAGCACCAGCCCAGGCCGTGGGGAGGTTGGTCCCGATCTTCACACACAGACGGTGGCCTTTGCGCCTCACTCTCCTCTGAGGCTGCTCCTTGGCAGCCTCCTTGTTGACACGTCTCGGCAGCTGGTGGTTTCTGGGAACAGAAGGAGGTGTCAGAGATTGGAAAAGGTTATTAAGGCCCTTGGTCTGGACAGACCTGGTTCAGTCCAGCCCCTTCCCtaagcagctgtgtgaccctgaaccTGACGGTGGGGATGAGGACTGAGCATAGGGGTGATTCTGAGGCTGGGTGGGATCTCGGGTGCTTCCTGAaagttcctttcttccctcccctggcCCATGACTGGCCACCACACGCAGCTTCACGGAGAGGCCTCTGTGGGGCTCGTCTGTCCCGGAGGAGCCTCTGCTGGCCCTGGGCTCTGAACAAGTTTAGCTGGGATCGGCCTTGGAGGGGGATGGCCACCCAGAGTCCCAGGGTGGCTTGCGTCACATCTCCCTTCCGCGTGCACTTTCTCACGACTCCAGCATCCCTCTCCATGCCACCCGAGGCAGCAGCGTCTGCAGGGACGTGTAAACGCGGGCTTGGGCTATACTTAGCTGGGATGTGTCCTGAGGGCTGTTGGGGGCAGGGCGGTGATGCCTGGTGTCCGCCCGGATTCCACACTGTTCCAAGGGCCAGGTCAAGGGGTGTGAGGGCTGTGGGATGGGACGGACTCTGGTTCAAACCCCCGGCTGTCCCTCCCTTAACGGGGTGGCTGCGGGCAAATGCCTCAGCTTCTGTGAGCTTGGCAGCCCCGTCTGTGAAATGGGCTCAGGGCAGCCCTGGCCTCATGGGGTCATGTGAGGATGAGGGGAAGAGATGTTTGCACAGCGCCGGGCTGGATAAATGCCAGGGCCGAGGACTTTGTGAGCTTGAGGCTCCCTGAGGCTGAGCCAGGGGGCGGAGAGGTCACCTCCCCTTCAGCTCCTGGCTCTGTTGGGCTGCGGGATGCTGAGTGATGTCAGTAAAGCGACCACGTGATGACACTAAGAGTGAAATAACCAGAGCAGGTGTGAATGCCCCTCGTACCATCGGGCCGGCTCAGATCAGCCAGGGGCAGGATGTAGGCAGCCGGGTCCATGATCTGCCGCAGGCCTGGGATGACAGCCACCCTCTTGGGTCTGTCAGGAATGACACTTGGAAATAACGCTGATCTGGCTTCCTGTTAATGAGACTGTCACATCATCTGCAGTCACAGTGTGCCAGGCGGTCGCTGGCCCTGGTCCACCAGCCTTAGCTCACCTGGCAACACCATGAGGCAGATGTGTggttgctcccattttacagatggggaagctgaggctcagaaaagttaagtcacttgcccaaggtcacccaccAGGAAGTGGTCGGTTTGGCTCCATGGCCTTTGCCCTTGCCCCCTATGGCTCTGGCAGTTAGGTTTCCGTTACTGGGGTCTTTTGCTCAGTTTGAGGTAGGGGAAGGTTGGGGGGCCTTGCCTGACTCAGCCGCTCTCTCCCCCCTGCCGCCCCCAGTTCTGTTCCACATGTATGACTCGGACAGCGACGGCCGCATCACCCTGGAAGAGTATCGAAATGTAAAGTATGCTCCCGCGCCGGCGGGGCCCCAGCGCCTCCCCTGCCCTGCGGCCGGGATGGAGGCCCGAGGTCACAGCGTCTCTGCTCCACTGGCAGGTGGTCGAGGAGCTGCTCTCTGGAAACCCCCACATCGAGAAGGAGTCTGCGCGCTCCATCGCCGACGGGGCCATGATGGAGGCGGCCAGCGTCTGCGTCGGGCGGATGGTGAGAGCTGCCGGGGCCGGACCCCCagatcccccctccccctgccgaCCCCGCCGTGCCGTGCCCTGATACTAGTCTGTGTTTCTGGAAGGCCCCAGCGGGCAGAGGCTCTGCGTGTCCTGCTCGCCACTCTAACCGGGCCTGGCGCAGACCACTGCTCAGAGGCCTCTCGCTGCTTTCCTGTCCCCCCAGAAGACCGGCCCGATGTCCCAACCCCTGGGGGGTCGGGCCAAGCAGGGGAGTCAGGGCTTTGTGGGCCGTAGACCCCACTACGTAGCTTCCTCGGGCCCACGGGCAGCGCCTGGAAGTGCCAGGCCCAGTCGGCGTACAGCCCGGGCTTGCTCTCAATTTAATTATTACTGAGGGGATTTggggcctggagggcaggggtcAGCAGGGAGCTCTCTTGAGGGCCCACGATCTGGGGTCCAGCGAGGAGCTGGAAGCAGCGGGGCGTGACGTGTAGATGAgacagaggagaggggctgggccaTCAGGGCTTGTGCGCTGATGAGGATGGGAGGTCCCCTGCTGACAGAGACAAGAGAGGATTCGACCAGAGGCACTTGCAAGGCTGCTGCGGTGGCCCAGGCGGAGGGCTGGGCTCGAGCTGTGATGGGGAGGAAGGCGGTGGCACCGCGTGAATAGGAGCTGGACCACAGCTGGACACAGCTGAGGCTTGTCAGGCTCCCACTGGCGTAGAAGTGGCTGGGTCATTTCTTGGAACCGTGCTGTCGGGCCTGGGGTGATGTCGGTGAGTTAGAGCAGGGTTTCTCCGCCCGGCCTTGTTGGCACGTGGGGTTGTCCTGGGGTTGCAGGGGGTTGAGCAGCCTCCCTGgcttccacccactagatgccagtcaCACCCTCCAAGTCGTGACAACCAACATGTCTCCAGACATGGCCCACCgtccctggggcgggggggcgaAGTCACCCCCAGTGCAGAACCGTTGGCGCAGAGGGGCACAGGAGCGAATGGTCAGGGCAGTGGTGACTGGCACGTCGTATGAGCGGCCACTGCCGGCTTTGACGTGCTCAGATGGCGCTGTCGTCAGGGTGGGGAGGCACGGACTCTGGCAGGCGCCCCCTGGAGGCTCCAGGCCGCCAGGTGCCCCCAGGGTGACCACGCAGCGTGTGCAGGCACCGTGCTGGGTTCTTCACGTGCATCACTTGATTTGTAACCTTGCTTCACTGGTGGGGACATAAAGAATTTTCTGGACTTTGGGGGCAGCGATCTTTTTGCTGCGCTCGGTGGACTCGCTCTTGCAGGGCCGGGTCCAGTCCAGACAGCCCCTGACGCAGGGGCTCGGAGCCCCCGGGAGCCGTGCGGGCAGGCACGTGACCATCTCCATGGACTTCGTTCCCTGAGGGTTTCTGGTGGTCCCCCTGGGCCCGTCCCCTCTGGCTCCTGTGTATTTATAGTGGCTGCAGCCCCAGACGCCATCATGGCTTTGGGGTGACCCCAGCCCCGATGGAGGGGTGTTTTCCTGCTGGAACCTGCTGTCTGTGCCCAGGCCTGTCATCAGGAGATGGCAGGCGGGGGGGCTGAGGTCACTTTCTCGGCCTGTATTTCACTTGTCTGCTTCGGGGGCCCAGGGAGAGGCTTCTGGCTTTGGCGAAGCCACCCCACTCACCCTACTTTTCTAACTGCCGCGGAAAAGGCCGGTGACCTCGGTGGGGAGCGCGGGGATTCCCCGGCCGGCTTGCCCGAGCCAAACTCCCACTTGATTTAATGACACTCTCCTTCGTTAAATTGCTCCCCGTCCCACTCCAGTTTCCGTTGGCGACAGTTTTCTTAATTTGCTGTAGTAAAATTGTTGGCAGCTGGCAGCTGCTGATCTGCATAGAAGCTGCACAAGCCTGGAAGCTGGGGCATTCCGGGAGTCCGTGCCGGCTTCCTGGGTGTGCGTCGCGCTCATCGTGTGCGTCTTTCTCTACGTACGGATCCTCTGCGTGCTCTTCGAGTGTTTTCTCGTGTGATCGCCGACCAGATACACACAGAGGCGCAGGGTGAGGGGTGGCCGAGTCAGTTCACACCCTGTGGCCTCTGAGGACGCTTAACATTGCTGCCCGCACCTCTCGCCAAAGACCAATGACGCATCGCCCCACTGTAACGGACCTCCGAAGCCGGCTGTCGACTGCGGCAGTGAGCTCTCTCCAGGGTGTTTCCCTGGAAAGCCTTGTTGTGGCTGGAGGCTGGGGCAGCCGTGCTGGGGTCTCAGCCTAGGGCGCTGCCCTGACCCTGCAGCCCCTCCACCCGGTGCCCGCCCTCCAGCCCGGGTCTTGGGCCGGCGGGGCCTTATCTGTAATTAGCTCCCCTCGCCGCCCTAGGAATCCGGGGTCTCTGGCAGGGATGGGCCGCCACTTCTGTCTGTGCCCCTGGGCAGGAAGAGCAGACGGCCCTAGGGACAGGGCTGGCCCAGGCCTTCTAAAAAAATTGgtgttttttcataaaattaaaaagtatatccaggggactcccctggcggtccagtggttaagacttcgccttccaatgcggggggtgcgggttcgatccctggtcggggagctaagatcccacatgcctctcggccgaaaaactaaaacataaaacagaagaaatgtaacaaattcaataaaaactttaaaaatggtccacatccccccacaaaaaaaaaaaatctaaaaaaaaaaaaagtatattcaaAATCAGATTAAGAACAGAACCCACCTCTGGGAGCTGTTGTAAGGTTTGTATCAGTTCATGGTAATAACGTTTGTAAAGTACACACAGCAAACGCTCAGAGAGCGCCTGCCGATGTTTTCTTAAATACACGTAGGAACAAATTTCCAAGCGGTACGGAAAGAGAAGCGCGTCTTTCCTGGCCCTCCTCCCATCGGCCCTGGTCCTTTTCCCTAAAGGGAACTGCCCTTGATGGTGTTTTTCCTGACACAGACCGACGTGTACACGTGTGTCTTTCGGTTCTGATTCACACAGAATGGTGCTGAACTGCCGCGGCTCCCTCTCCCCCACGCTGACCCCACAGGTCCACGGGGCAGGTGGCAGCCGTCTGCTTAGTGATGTAGGACAGAATCTGCAGCCATCTTTCTgctccttgtttgtttttttccaccgTGTATGTATCTTGGAGCCACTTCCATATCAGCAGGTCTAGATCGACCCCTTCTTCGTGGTAACCAATAGCCAGGGCGACCACCATTTATCTGGGTGGTCTTGTATTGACGGGCAGTGGGGTGTCAGCCCAGCTTTCACTGTCACAAAGGGCGCCGTGGGGACTTGGTCTTAGCACCAGGGGCAGGAGCCCCATTTATCATCTCGTGTGTGTGCAGAGACTGGCACTGCCAGTGACTCGGCAGGTGGGAGGCTCCCGGGCCAGGTATTACCAGGGTGACTCACTTGGCCCTTTCCCCAGTGTCTGGAGTGCAGGCTGGCCCAGAACTGGTCTTACCAAGGCTGGTTTGAGGAGGCAGGACCAAGAAATGGCAGGAGGTGTCTGCTGGTGGCCGTGCTGTTGGGGAGTGGCGGGAGGCGGCCGTGCCGGGTGGAGCGAGCCCCGCCTGTGTGCCCACCCTCTTCCTTTCCCACCCTCGTCTGCCCTGTCCTCcctggggggcgtgggggggggggccCTGGTGAGCCTGCACCACCTTCCGTCCCACCATCAAGCCAGTGAAGGGGACGCTGGAGTTCAGGGCGACCAGCCTCAAGCTGGAGGCGAACAATCCAGAATGTTCTCCCCATTCTCATGATTCTACCTAAATGGCCCCAGCCTTCTGTGTTGCAGGGTGGGGGGAAGATGGAGAGTCTCCAGGCAGAAGCCCCTCACCGCACCCTGTGCTCTGTCCCCAGGAGCCTGATCAGGTGTACGAGGGCATCACTTTCGATGACTTCCTGAAGGTGGGTacctgggggtaggggtgggcgTGGGCACAGGGGCTGTGCTGGGGGCTTGAGGGGGCCCCTGCTGGTCAGGAGGAGATGGGCATCTCTGTGGAAAGGGGTCAAGCCTGGGTGTGgcctttaaaatagtttaaactggttttacttatttttattggaaGGGTGATGATAGGTATACACGGTCAGGACAGCTAAGCAAGTGCAAAAGGGCCTGTGAGGAAAACTCCATTCTTCTCCCCCCGCGAGTCCCTGGTCCCCCTCCTCAGAAGCACCCTGTTGACAGTGGGAACCAGGGTTCTGGAATGTTCTGTGCCTGTACGCTGCTCTTCACAGAAGCACACACTGGTGCTGACCACGTGTGGTTCCGCCCTGGGCCTCGCAGTCCGTGCTGTTTGTCTGGCTGCCCACCTTCTACCTGTTAGTGGACGTTCAGGCCTCGCCCAGCCTTCACTGCTACAAACCTGCTCGCAGGCTGGGAACTGGGGCCCCTCGCTGCTCTGACAGGCAGATCCCCGTGGCAAGGAGTCAAGCCCCCCGTGCCCTGCCCGTGCTTTGGCCCTGGGCATCCCAGCAGCGGTGTCGCCGAGCCCCTTCCAGGAGGCGAGGAAGATGGGAAGTCAGGGGGACGATACCCAGGGTGGCCCCCTGGCCGGCCGCCAACTCTCCGGGTGGCCCCGAGGGAAACAGGCCTGTGCCTGGGTTGGGGCCGGGGACTC contains these protein-coding regions:
- the TESC gene encoding calcineurin B homologous protein 3, which gives rise to MALCGTVSKENFNNIPDLELNPIRSKIVRAFFDNRNLRKGPGGLADEINFEDFLTIMSYFRPIDSTMDEEQVQLCRKEKLRFLFHMYDSDSDGRITLEEYRNVVEELLSGNPHIEKESARSIADGAMMEAASVCVGRMEPDQVYEGITFDDFLKIWQGIDIETKMHVRFLNVETIALCH